A region of Nostoc sp. 'Peltigera membranacea cyanobiont' N6 DNA encodes the following proteins:
- the recN gene encoding DNA repair protein RecN, with amino-acid sequence MLLCLRIENFALIDQLELEFGAGLNVLTGETGAGKSIILDAIDAALGGKVSSRVIRTGTSRAMVEATFTSNAPLAAWLTEQEIDLLDENSVVISREITATASNIRSRSRVNGVLVNRQIMGGMRDRLVEITAQGQTVQVGQSAQVRDWLDLYGGDSLMQQRHKVATSFTTYQQAHLALEKRRTSERERLQQLDLLAYQVQELGAANLCEPNELEQLGQERERLNHVVDLQQMSYKVYEALYQNDRETPAAADLLGDSEAILNDMVEYDTQLQHLLELVRDAQAAVMEVGRQINAYGDGLEADPQRLEEVEERIQELKQICRKYGPTLTEAIAYYQRIQGELGELNDSEQSIEKLEQQEKACFEKLTQATNQLTQLRSKAAANLESRLIAELKPLAMEKVKFLVEIMPAFPTAMGADKITFTFSSNPGEPLQPLTEVASGGEMSRFLLALKACFSQVDVAGTMVFDEIDVGVSGRVAQAIAEKLHQLSQRNQVLCVTHQPLVAAMADRHFRVDKQTINQGKGKKANNGNAEQRTVVRVTTLDNLTTRREELAQLAGGKSASDAIAFAESLLLQAANHRQKIKN; translated from the coding sequence ATGTTGCTTTGTCTGCGAATTGAAAACTTTGCCCTAATCGACCAACTGGAATTGGAATTTGGCGCTGGACTAAATGTGCTTACAGGTGAAACCGGCGCTGGAAAATCGATTATTTTGGATGCCATTGATGCCGCTTTAGGCGGTAAAGTCTCTAGTCGAGTGATTCGCACGGGGACGAGTCGCGCAATGGTAGAAGCGACTTTCACCTCAAATGCCCCCTTAGCCGCTTGGTTGACCGAACAAGAAATAGATTTGCTTGATGAAAATTCCGTAGTCATTAGCCGAGAAATCACAGCTACTGCTAGTAATATCCGCAGCCGATCGCGGGTAAATGGTGTGTTGGTAAATCGGCAGATTATGGGAGGAATGCGCGATCGCTTGGTGGAAATCACAGCCCAAGGTCAAACGGTGCAAGTAGGACAATCTGCCCAAGTCCGCGACTGGCTGGATTTATATGGTGGCGACTCTCTAATGCAGCAACGCCATAAAGTCGCCACGAGTTTCACTACTTACCAACAGGCGCATTTAGCGCTAGAAAAACGCCGGACATCGGAACGGGAACGGTTACAGCAACTCGATTTACTCGCTTATCAAGTGCAGGAATTGGGAGCAGCGAATCTGTGCGAACCGAATGAGTTGGAACAGTTGGGACAAGAACGGGAACGCCTGAATCATGTCGTCGATTTGCAACAGATGAGTTACAAGGTCTATGAGGCTTTGTATCAAAACGATCGTGAAACTCCTGCCGCCGCAGATTTGTTGGGAGACAGTGAAGCGATATTAAATGACATGGTGGAGTATGATACCCAACTACAACACTTGTTGGAGTTGGTGCGAGACGCGCAAGCTGCGGTAATGGAAGTGGGAAGACAGATTAATGCTTATGGGGATGGTTTGGAAGCCGATCCGCAGCGATTGGAAGAGGTGGAAGAACGGATTCAGGAATTAAAGCAAATTTGCCGCAAATATGGGCCGACACTTACAGAAGCGATCGCTTATTACCAACGCATCCAAGGGGAGCTAGGCGAACTTAACGATAGCGAACAATCAATTGAAAAGCTAGAACAGCAAGAAAAGGCGTGTTTTGAAAAACTTACCCAAGCAACTAATCAGTTAACTCAACTGCGGAGTAAGGCGGCTGCTAATTTAGAATCACGTTTGATAGCTGAACTCAAGCCTTTAGCGATGGAAAAGGTAAAGTTTCTGGTTGAGATAATGCCTGCTTTCCCCACTGCTATGGGAGCAGATAAAATTACTTTTACATTTAGTTCCAATCCTGGAGAACCACTGCAACCTTTAACGGAAGTTGCTTCTGGTGGGGAAATGAGCCGCTTTTTATTGGCGCTGAAAGCTTGTTTTTCTCAAGTTGATGTGGCTGGGACAATGGTATTTGATGAAATTGATGTCGGCGTTTCGGGAAGAGTCGCCCAAGCGATCGCAGAAAAATTACACCAGCTAAGTCAACGCAACCAAGTATTGTGTGTTACCCACCAGCCTTTAGTTGCAGCAATGGCCGATCGCCATTTCCGGGTAGATAAGCAAACGATTAATCAAGGTAAAGGTAAAAAAGCTAACAATGGCAACGCTGAACAGCGTACTGTTGTGAGAGTTACTACCTTGGACAATTTAACTACTCGCCGGGAAGAATTAGCACAGTTAGCTGGTGGTAAATCTGCAAGTGATGCGATCGCTTTTGCCGAATCTCTGTTATTGCAAGCTGCTAACCACCGTCAAAAAATTAAAAATTAA